From a single Erpetoichthys calabaricus chromosome 1, fErpCal1.3, whole genome shotgun sequence genomic region:
- the LOC114669670 gene encoding uncharacterized protein LOC114669670: MKRDNCVVVAEKMAKTFSLRRQEIIYQAPAIKDIIDRWPALFDATQINEEFKRITTVSLESTFMAKLDACTSKLMDVVSSRGGTSGLRIRHIKNQLLENNTIEVRREVAIRCLVVYLGEKEQDLFKEFNNIEEFEANLDRQVLNIAIIKDKNPNTGTILIEGAKILDGIDVPRCCALLMGLIYALNLSYPKDLKCTYEVFQKLFLELDGLKTSGKVMNLKYSIF, encoded by the exons ATGAAGAGGGATAATTGCGTTGTGGTTGCAGAGAAAATGGCCAAGACCTTCTCTCTTCGCAGGCAGGAAATAATTTATCAGGCCCCTGCAATTAAAGACATCATTGACCGATGGCCTGCTTTATTTGATGCAACACAG ATAAATGAAGAATTCAAAAGAATAACCACTGTAAGTCTTGAATCTACATTTATGGCCAAACTTGATGCTTGCACCTCCAAATTAATGGATGTTGTCTCATCGAGGGGAGGAACTTCAGGATTGAGGATAAGGCACATTAAGAATCAGCTTCTAGAG AACAATACAATTGAAGTACGGAGAGAGGTGGCCATTCGTTGCCTGGTTGTCTACCTTGGAGAAAAGGAACAGGACCTCTTCAAGGagtttaat AATATTGAAGAGTTTGAAGCAAACCTTGACAGGCAAGTATTGAACATTGCCATCATCAAAGACAAGAATCCAAACACTGGAACCATCCTGATCGAGGGAGCCAAAATCCTGGATGGCATTGATGTCCCAAGGTGCTGTGCTTTGCTCATGGGTTTAATATACGCTCTGAATCTGAGCTATCCCAAGGATCTAAAATGTACATAcgaagtatttcagaaactgttccTTGAACTTGATGGACTAAAAACCAGTGGGAAAGTAATGAATCTCAAGTACAGCATTTTCTAA